In the Muricauda sp. MAR_2010_75 genome, one interval contains:
- the thrC gene encoding threonine synthase, giving the protein MKFYSLNHPIPETSFKEAVIAGIAPDKGLYFPESITPLRSDFFDTIENLSNLEIAFQVIRQFVGEDIPDNVLKEILKNTLDFDFPVVEIEENVATLELFHGPTMAFKDVGARFMANCLGYFSQDENEEVTVLVATSGDTGGAVANGFLGVDGVNVVILYPSGKVSDIQEKQLTTLGQNIVAMEVNGTFDDCQRMVKTAFLDEEITAHKKLTSANSINVARWLPQLFYFLFAYKQAKSKGKEMVFSVPSGNFGNICAGMVAQKLGMPVKHFVASTNVNDVVPKFMREGIYNPVPSIATISNAMDVGDPSNFVRIRHLYQDDLSTLKENLSSYAFTDDATKAAMKEVHTQTGYVMDPHGAVGYLGLKEYQKNNPNTYGIFLETAHPVKFLDVVEETLGLSPEIPSQIQKVMGRQKKSNKISSYDALKSYLLDN; this is encoded by the coding sequence ATGAAATTTTACAGCTTAAACCATCCCATCCCAGAAACATCGTTCAAGGAAGCCGTCATTGCCGGAATCGCACCTGATAAAGGCTTGTATTTTCCTGAAAGCATTACACCGCTTCGGTCAGATTTTTTCGATACCATTGAAAATTTATCCAATCTGGAAATCGCATTTCAAGTCATACGACAATTTGTGGGCGAGGACATTCCTGATAACGTCCTGAAAGAAATCTTGAAGAACACCTTGGATTTTGATTTCCCCGTGGTTGAAATTGAGGAAAATGTGGCCACTTTGGAGCTTTTCCATGGCCCCACCATGGCCTTTAAGGACGTTGGCGCAAGATTTATGGCGAATTGTTTGGGCTATTTTTCACAGGATGAAAATGAAGAAGTCACCGTATTGGTAGCCACTTCAGGGGATACCGGCGGTGCCGTGGCCAATGGTTTTTTAGGGGTTGATGGTGTGAATGTAGTGATTCTATACCCCAGTGGCAAGGTCAGTGATATTCAAGAAAAGCAGTTGACCACCTTGGGTCAAAATATTGTGGCCATGGAAGTCAACGGCACGTTTGACGATTGCCAGCGCATGGTAAAAACCGCATTTTTGGATGAGGAAATCACAGCACACAAAAAATTAACATCGGCCAACAGCATAAATGTGGCACGTTGGTTACCGCAGTTGTTCTACTTTTTGTTTGCCTACAAACAGGCCAAATCCAAAGGAAAAGAGATGGTATTTTCTGTTCCCTCTGGAAATTTTGGAAATATTTGTGCGGGAATGGTAGCCCAGAAATTGGGCATGCCCGTTAAGCATTTTGTGGCCTCCACCAATGTGAATGATGTGGTGCCCAAATTCATGCGGGAAGGAATATATAACCCAGTGCCTTCCATTGCTACCATTTCCAATGCGATGGACGTGGGTGACCCCAGTAATTTTGTCCGCATCAGACATTTGTACCAAGACGATTTGTCCACACTCAAAGAAAATCTTTCTTCCTATGCTTTTACGGACGATGCTACAAAGGCTGCCATGAAAGAAGTTCATACCCAAACGGGATATGTTATGGACCCACATGGCGCTGTGGGCTATTTGGGTTTGAAGGAATATCAAAAAAACAATCCAAATACCTACGGTATTTTCTTGGAAACGGCACACCCCGTGAAGTTCTTGGATGTGGTGGAAGAAACCCTTGGATTAAGCCCAGAAATTCCATCCCAAATTCAAAAAGTAATGGGTAGACAGAAAAAATCCAACAAAATTTCATCTTACGATGCGCTAAAATCCTATCTACTGGACAATTAG
- a CDS encoding homoserine kinase, translating to MEEIKVFCPATIANVSCGFDVLGLALDSVGDEMIVRKISEKTIRISKILGQDLPLETEKNVSGVAGLALLAKSDYEGGFEIEIDKRIKPGSGIGSSAASSAGAVWAMNELLGKPFSNLELVQFAMQGEKLASDVAHADNVAPAIYGGFTLVRSYDPLDIIPIPTPSELFATVIHPQIEIKTSDSRKILRTTISLAQGIQQWGNLGGLIAGLYQSDYDLIGRSLHDHIVEPIRSILIPAFDQIKSNAIEAGALGCGISGSGPSIFALSKGETMAQKVATSMQETYKNIGVPFDIHISKVNTQGVKKIA from the coding sequence ATGGAAGAAATCAAGGTGTTTTGCCCCGCTACCATTGCCAACGTTTCCTGCGGATTTGATGTGCTAGGATTGGCCTTGGACTCCGTAGGTGATGAAATGATTGTCAGAAAGATTTCTGAAAAGACCATTCGTATCAGCAAGATTTTAGGCCAGGACCTGCCGTTGGAAACGGAAAAAAATGTTTCTGGCGTAGCTGGATTGGCCTTATTGGCCAAAAGCGACTATGAAGGTGGTTTTGAAATCGAAATCGATAAACGAATAAAACCTGGAAGCGGAATCGGTAGTAGTGCCGCTAGCTCAGCAGGTGCCGTTTGGGCCATGAATGAATTGTTGGGCAAGCCATTTTCCAATTTGGAACTGGTGCAATTTGCCATGCAAGGTGAAAAACTGGCCAGTGATGTGGCCCATGCCGATAATGTGGCCCCTGCCATTTATGGCGGCTTCACGTTGGTAAGGAGTTATGACCCATTGGATATCATACCCATCCCCACCCCTTCCGAACTGTTTGCCACAGTGATTCATCCACAGATAGAAATCAAGACCTCGGATTCCCGAAAAATTCTTCGGACCACCATTTCGTTGGCACAAGGTATACAGCAGTGGGGCAATTTGGGGGGGCTTATCGCCGGATTGTATCAAAGCGATTATGACCTCATCGGGCGTTCCCTCCACGATCATATTGTGGAGCCCATCCGTTCCATTTTGATTCCCGCTTTTGACCAAATCAAGTCCAATGCCATCGAAGCTGGAGCGTTGGGTTGTGGCATTTCCGGGTCAGGGCCATCCATTTTTGCGTTGAGCAAAGGGGAAACCATGGCACAAAAAGTGGCAACTTCCATGCAGGAAACCTATAAAAACATTGGTGTTCCTTTTGACATCCATATATCCAAAGTGAACACCCAAGGCGTAAAAAAAATCGCTTAA
- the thrA gene encoding bifunctional aspartate kinase/homoserine dehydrogenase I, producing the protein MKVLKFGGTSVANPEHINKVKSIVQQLDKEKAAVVVSAFGGVTDLLLNTSALAAKQDTAYKESLKTIEDKHINAIRELIPVQNQSAALSKVKSDLNVLETLLEGSFLIGELTPKLSDKIVSYGELLSSFIISEFFKTEGLDAVFKDSRELIITDSSYGKANVDFKLTNQNCKAFFEENKHQITVLPGFVSSSKSGDSTTLGRGGSDYTAAILAGAVEADILEIWTDVSGMYTANPKLVKQAKCVSHISYEEAMELSHFGAKVLFPPTIQPVLGKGIPIAIKNTFDPENPGTLITKNTNGNGKTVRGISHVGNISLLSLEGPGMIGIPGISKRFFETLSLKNISIVLITQASSEHSICVGIADEDVDTAAEAVNETFEYEISTKKIKPVIVEKDLTIVALVGDNMKSHQGLSGKMFSTLGKNNVNIRAIAQGASERNISAVIKKDDVKKALNSLHETFFEENIKQLNLFVMGVGNVGSKFLDQIRQQKKYLKEELKLNIRVIGISNSRTMAFDENGIPLKDWETVLANGEKADKQAFFDRIIALNYRNSIFVDNTASSEVSESYPSYLKNSISVVTCNKIASSSDYDYYKELKQLAKQYNAPYLFETNVGAGLPIIDTLKHLIASGDKVRKIQAVLSGSLNFVFNTFNDTTTFHDVVKQAQEQGYTEPDPTIDLSGIDVMRKILILARESGYHLNIDEIENEAFLPKESLEADSNDAFFESLKKYESDFQKLYKEAADADSKLKYVAQFEDGKAKVGLQKIPKGHDFYNLEGSDNIVLFFTDRYVEQPLIIKGAGAGADVTASGIFADIIRIGNF; encoded by the coding sequence ATGAAAGTCTTAAAATTTGGTGGCACTTCAGTGGCCAATCCAGAGCATATCAATAAAGTCAAGTCCATAGTCCAACAACTGGACAAAGAAAAAGCAGCCGTCGTGGTATCAGCCTTTGGTGGGGTCACCGACCTTCTTCTGAACACATCAGCCTTGGCTGCAAAACAAGATACAGCCTACAAGGAATCCTTAAAAACAATTGAGGACAAACATATAAACGCTATCCGGGAATTGATTCCCGTCCAAAATCAAAGCGCTGCCCTAAGCAAGGTAAAAAGTGATTTGAATGTACTGGAAACCCTTTTGGAAGGTTCATTCTTGATTGGAGAATTGACCCCAAAACTTTCCGATAAAATTGTTAGCTATGGGGAACTGTTGTCCTCTTTTATCATCAGTGAATTTTTTAAGACCGAAGGTCTTGATGCCGTTTTCAAGGACAGCCGTGAACTTATTATTACCGACAGCAGTTACGGAAAAGCCAATGTGGATTTTAAGCTGACCAATCAGAACTGTAAAGCATTTTTTGAAGAAAATAAGCATCAAATTACCGTTTTGCCAGGGTTTGTATCTTCCAGTAAATCTGGAGATTCCACCACCTTGGGCAGAGGTGGTTCCGATTACACCGCCGCCATTCTTGCTGGTGCTGTTGAAGCTGATATTTTAGAAATATGGACCGACGTAAGCGGTATGTACACCGCCAATCCCAAATTGGTGAAACAGGCGAAATGTGTTTCGCACATAAGCTATGAGGAAGCCATGGAACTTTCCCATTTTGGCGCAAAGGTGTTATTTCCCCCTACCATTCAACCCGTTTTGGGCAAAGGAATCCCGATTGCTATCAAGAATACATTCGACCCCGAAAATCCGGGAACACTGATTACCAAGAACACCAACGGAAATGGGAAAACCGTTCGTGGTATAAGTCATGTGGGCAATATCAGTTTGTTGTCGTTGGAAGGTCCGGGGATGATTGGAATCCCAGGAATATCCAAACGATTCTTTGAAACATTGTCTCTAAAGAATATTAGTATTGTGCTGATTACCCAAGCTTCATCCGAGCATTCCATTTGTGTGGGTATTGCTGATGAAGATGTGGACACTGCGGCCGAAGCAGTAAATGAGACGTTTGAATACGAAATCTCCACCAAGAAAATCAAACCGGTAATCGTTGAAAAAGACCTTACCATCGTTGCCTTAGTTGGAGACAATATGAAAAGTCACCAAGGGCTGAGTGGTAAAATGTTCAGCACTCTTGGAAAGAATAATGTAAACATCAGGGCGATTGCGCAAGGTGCTTCGGAGCGAAATATTTCTGCGGTCATCAAAAAAGATGATGTAAAAAAAGCGCTCAACTCACTGCACGAGACCTTTTTTGAGGAAAACATCAAACAACTCAACCTTTTTGTGATGGGAGTTGGAAATGTGGGCTCTAAATTCTTAGACCAGATTCGCCAACAGAAAAAATACCTAAAGGAGGAGTTAAAATTGAACATTCGGGTCATTGGAATCAGCAATTCCAGAACCATGGCTTTTGATGAAAACGGTATTCCATTAAAAGACTGGGAAACCGTTTTGGCCAATGGTGAAAAAGCAGATAAACAAGCCTTTTTTGATCGCATAATAGCACTCAACTATCGCAACAGCATTTTTGTGGACAACACCGCAAGCTCTGAAGTCTCGGAAAGCTATCCGAGCTATCTCAAAAACAGTATTTCTGTGGTGACCTGCAACAAAATAGCATCATCTTCGGATTATGATTATTATAAGGAATTGAAACAATTAGCCAAGCAGTACAACGCTCCCTATTTGTTCGAGACCAACGTAGGAGCTGGTTTGCCCATCATCGACACCTTAAAGCATTTGATTGCTTCAGGTGATAAGGTCAGAAAAATACAAGCGGTGCTATCCGGTAGTTTGAATTTTGTCTTCAATACTTTTAATGATACCACCACCTTCCACGATGTGGTAAAGCAAGCCCAGGAACAAGGCTATACAGAACCGGACCCAACTATCGATTTGAGTGGAATTGACGTGATGCGGAAGATTCTTATTTTGGCGAGGGAAAGTGGCTACCACTTGAATATAGATGAAATTGAAAACGAAGCCTTTTTGCCCAAGGAAAGTTTGGAGGCCGATTCCAATGATGCCTTTTTTGAAAGCTTGAAGAAATATGAATCCGACTTCCAAAAATTGTACAAAGAGGCTGCCGATGCAGATAGTAAACTAAAGTACGTGGCCCAGTTTGAAGACGGAAAGGCCAAAGTTGGATTGCAGAAAATTCCAAAAGGACACGATTTTTACAACCTGGAAGGAAGTGACAACATCGTGCTGTTCTTTACAGACCGCTATGTTGAGCAACCATTGATCATAAAAGGTGCCGGTGCCGGTGCAGATGTCACTGCTTCAGGTATCTTTGCGGATATCATACGAATTGGAAATTTCTGA
- a CDS encoding bifunctional ADP-dependent NAD(P)H-hydrate dehydratase/NAD(P)H-hydrate epimerase, translating into MKIFSAQQIYDADKFTIEKQQITSDALMERAATKLFEWIHARLRGTSVHIKLFCGIGNNGGDGMVLARLLHEHGYTIEVHVVNYSEKRSKDFLLNLERLKENKVWPDFINADSDLPEISPNDIVVDAIFGIGLNRAPDTWVGNLIQHINASQAFVLAVDVPSGLPMDRSPWNPSHVIEASYVLSFQVPKLVFFLPETGVFINQWELLDIGLDTEILEKTDAEYELIGRQEILPLYRPRLKFSHKGTYGHSMIIGGSYGKIGAVQLAGNACLSTGSGLVTAFVPQCGYQSLQTSIPEVMVLTDEDEKNITHVDLPFVPDVIGIGMGIGTEEKTAKAFGDLLKEMKAPMVIDADGLNILAKNPKMLKDIPKNSILTPHPKELERLIGKWENDFDKLKKAKTFSLENEVVLVIKGAHTIVLHNGKGYVNTTGNPGMATAGSGDVLTGMMTGLKAQGYSPVHSAIFAVYLHGLAGDIGASQLGYEAVKASEIINRIGQAYLEILNPPEVEDREKS; encoded by the coding sequence ATGAAAATTTTTTCCGCCCAACAAATCTATGACGCTGACAAATTTACCATAGAAAAACAGCAAATTACCAGTGATGCCTTAATGGAACGGGCCGCTACCAAGTTGTTTGAGTGGATTCATGCGCGATTAAGGGGCACTAGCGTGCATATAAAGTTGTTTTGTGGTATTGGCAACAATGGTGGTGATGGAATGGTTTTGGCCCGACTACTGCATGAACATGGCTACACCATTGAGGTACATGTGGTGAACTACAGCGAAAAACGCTCCAAGGATTTTTTACTGAATTTGGAGCGGCTAAAAGAAAACAAGGTTTGGCCGGATTTTATTAATGCCGATAGTGACTTGCCAGAAATTTCACCGAACGATATTGTGGTGGATGCCATTTTTGGCATTGGACTCAACCGCGCTCCTGATACTTGGGTTGGGAATCTGATACAGCACATCAATGCTTCGCAAGCGTTTGTTCTTGCTGTGGATGTTCCTTCGGGATTGCCCATGGATAGGAGTCCTTGGAATCCATCGCATGTGATTGAAGCCAGTTATGTATTGAGCTTTCAAGTACCCAAATTAGTGTTTTTTCTTCCAGAGACCGGGGTTTTTATCAATCAATGGGAGTTGCTCGACATTGGATTGGATACGGAAATTTTGGAAAAAACCGATGCTGAATATGAATTGATTGGAAGGCAGGAAATACTTCCGCTATACCGACCTCGGCTTAAATTTTCCCATAAGGGAACGTACGGGCACTCCATGATCATTGGAGGGAGTTATGGTAAAATTGGAGCTGTGCAATTGGCAGGCAATGCCTGTTTATCCACGGGTAGTGGGTTGGTAACCGCCTTTGTTCCCCAATGTGGATACCAATCGCTCCAAACAAGCATTCCAGAGGTAATGGTTTTAACTGATGAAGATGAAAAGAATATCACGCATGTAGACCTTCCTTTTGTGCCTGACGTTATTGGAATTGGGATGGGGATCGGTACAGAAGAGAAAACGGCAAAAGCATTTGGTGATCTTCTCAAAGAGATGAAGGCGCCCATGGTCATCGATGCGGATGGACTCAATATTCTGGCTAAAAATCCCAAAATGCTGAAGGACATTCCCAAAAATTCCATTTTAACGCCCCATCCAAAAGAATTGGAGCGACTCATCGGAAAATGGGAAAATGATTTTGATAAATTAAAAAAGGCCAAAACCTTTTCTTTGGAAAATGAGGTGGTGTTGGTTATAAAAGGGGCCCATACGATAGTTCTTCATAACGGTAAAGGTTATGTGAATACCACTGGAAATCCGGGAATGGCCACGGCAGGCAGTGGTGATGTGCTTACCGGAATGATGACAGGATTGAAGGCCCAAGGATATTCACCGGTGCATTCGGCCATCTTTGCTGTTTACCTTCATGGCCTTGCAGGAGATATAGGCGCATCGCAACTCGGTTATGAAGCGGTTAAGGCATCTGAAATCATAAATAGAATAGGACAGGCGTATCTGGAAATCCTAAATCCGCCTGAAGTTGAGGATAGGGAAAAGAGTTAA
- a CDS encoding ATP-dependent Clp protease ATP-binding subunit, protein MDDNFSPRVKDVIAYSKEEALRLGHDFIGTEHLMLGLLRDGNGKAINILDALDVDLEHLRRKVEILSPANPNSGTMQKDKKNLHLTRQAERALKTTFLEAKLFQSSSINTAHLLLCILRNENDPTTKLLHKLKVDYDNVKEQFKSMITSDDDYIDSPQAESFPSDPDDSGDAKESTFGSSSGQKGTKKSKTPVLDNFGRDLTRLAEENKLDPVVGREKEIERVSQILSRRKKNNPLLIGEPGVGKSAIAEGLALRIINKKVSRILYNKRVVTLDLASLVAGTKYRGQFEERMKAVMNELEKNDDIILFIDEIHTIVGAGGATGSLDASNMFKPALARGEIQCIGATTLDEYRQYIEKDGALERRFQKVMVEPTTVEETIEILMNIKGKYEDHHNVNYTDEAILACVKLTNRYMTDRFLPDKAIDALDEAGSRVHIVNMDVPKQILELESQLEDVRELKNSVVKKQKYEEAAKLRDDEKRLEKELASAQERWEEESRLHRETVTEDNVADVVSMMSGIPVNKIAQTESNKLAELPNLIKGFVIGQDEAVAKVAKAIQRNRAGLKDPNKPIGSFIFLGQTGVGKTQLAKILAKELFDSEDALIRIDMSEYMEKFAISRLVGAPPGYVGYEEGGQLTEKVRRKPYSVILLDEVEKAHPDVFNMLLQVLDDGFLTDSLGRKIDFRNTIIIMTSNIGARQLKDFGQGIGFGTAAKKAQADTHQKSVIENALKKAFAPEFLNRIDDVIVFNPLEREDIHKIIDIELNKLYQRIKEIGYDLNLSDKAKDYIAEKGFDKEYGARPLKRAIQKYIEDALAEEIVNSKLEEGDSIFMDLDEKKEELTIKIKKTEKSPETEK, encoded by the coding sequence ATGGATGATAATTTTTCCCCCAGAGTAAAAGACGTGATAGCATACAGCAAGGAAGAAGCCCTAAGATTAGGGCATGATTTCATTGGTACGGAACACCTTATGCTTGGTCTTTTAAGAGATGGAAATGGCAAGGCCATAAACATTTTGGATGCCCTCGACGTGGATTTGGAACACTTACGCAGAAAAGTGGAAATCCTAAGTCCGGCAAATCCTAATTCTGGAACCATGCAAAAAGACAAGAAAAACCTTCACCTCACTCGGCAGGCCGAGCGTGCGTTGAAGACCACTTTTTTGGAAGCAAAGCTTTTCCAAAGCTCTTCCATCAATACCGCACACCTGTTGTTGTGCATTCTTAGAAATGAGAATGACCCCACAACCAAGTTGTTGCACAAATTAAAGGTGGACTATGATAACGTTAAAGAACAGTTCAAATCCATGATCACAAGCGATGATGATTATATAGATTCACCACAAGCGGAATCCTTTCCTAGCGACCCGGACGATTCTGGTGATGCCAAGGAAAGTACCTTCGGTTCAAGTTCCGGTCAAAAAGGCACTAAAAAATCCAAGACCCCGGTCTTGGACAATTTTGGACGCGATCTTACCCGATTGGCCGAGGAGAACAAATTGGATCCTGTTGTGGGACGCGAAAAAGAAATTGAGCGTGTCTCCCAGATTTTGAGCAGGAGAAAGAAAAACAATCCGTTGCTCATTGGTGAGCCCGGTGTGGGTAAGAGTGCCATCGCCGAAGGTTTGGCATTGCGCATCATCAACAAAAAAGTTTCTCGCATATTGTACAACAAGCGCGTGGTTACTTTGGATTTGGCCTCATTGGTGGCCGGTACCAAATACCGTGGTCAGTTTGAGGAACGAATGAAAGCCGTAATGAACGAGCTGGAAAAGAATGATGACATTATTCTTTTCATCGATGAGATTCATACCATTGTTGGAGCAGGTGGTGCCACAGGCAGCTTGGATGCTTCAAACATGTTCAAACCTGCTTTGGCCCGAGGTGAAATTCAATGTATCGGTGCCACTACGCTTGATGAATACAGACAGTACATCGAAAAAGATGGCGCCCTTGAGCGTCGTTTCCAAAAAGTGATGGTGGAACCCACCACTGTAGAGGAGACCATCGAAATTTTGATGAACATCAAAGGCAAGTACGAAGACCACCATAACGTTAACTATACCGATGAAGCCATTTTGGCCTGTGTAAAGTTGACCAATCGCTATATGACAGACCGTTTTTTACCGGACAAGGCCATTGATGCCCTGGATGAAGCTGGTTCGCGGGTTCACATCGTGAACATGGACGTTCCCAAACAGATTTTGGAGTTGGAGAGTCAGTTGGAAGATGTACGTGAGTTGAAAAACAGCGTGGTCAAAAAGCAGAAGTACGAGGAGGCCGCCAAGCTTCGGGACGATGAAAAACGTCTTGAGAAAGAATTGGCATCTGCCCAGGAACGTTGGGAAGAGGAAAGCAGGCTGCACCGTGAAACCGTTACAGAAGACAATGTTGCCGATGTGGTTTCCATGATGAGCGGTATTCCCGTCAATAAAATTGCACAGACCGAAAGCAACAAATTGGCAGAATTGCCAAATTTGATCAAAGGATTTGTTATAGGTCAAGATGAAGCAGTGGCCAAAGTGGCCAAGGCCATCCAACGTAACCGAGCAGGTTTAAAGGATCCCAACAAACCTATTGGTTCTTTCATTTTCTTGGGTCAGACGGGGGTCGGAAAAACACAGTTGGCCAAGATTTTGGCCAAGGAACTGTTTGATTCTGAAGATGCCCTTATCCGAATAGATATGAGCGAATACATGGAAAAATTCGCCATTTCCAGATTGGTGGGAGCACCTCCAGGATATGTGGGTTATGAAGAAGGAGGTCAGTTGACTGAAAAGGTTCGACGTAAGCCTTATTCTGTAATCCTTTTGGACGAGGTTGAAAAGGCACACCCAGATGTCTTCAACATGTTGCTCCAGGTTTTGGATGATGGTTTCCTTACCGATAGTCTTGGCAGGAAGATTGATTTCAGAAATACCATTATCATCATGACCTCCAATATTGGAGCTCGTCAGTTGAAGGATTTTGGGCAAGGCATAGGGTTTGGTACTGCGGCCAAAAAGGCCCAGGCCGATACACACCAGAAAAGTGTCATTGAAAACGCCCTTAAAAAAGCGTTTGCCCCTGAGTTCTTGAACCGTATTGATGATGTGATTGTCTTTAACCCTCTGGAGAGAGAGGACATCCACAAGATCATTGATATTGAATTGAACAAATTGTACCAGCGTATCAAGGAGATAGGTTATGACCTCAACCTTTCTGATAAGGCCAAGGATTATATTGCCGAAAAAGGTTTCGACAAAGAATATGGAGCACGACCTCTAAAAAGAGCCATCCAAAAATATATTGAGGATGCCCTTGCGGAGGAAATCGTAAACTCCAAACTCGAAGAAGGTGACAGTATCTTTATGGATTTGGATGAGAAAAAAGAAGAACTCACCATCAAAATAAAGAAAACGGAAAAATCACCCGAGACCGAAAAATAA